Part of the Chitinophagaceae bacterium genome, TAAAAAAGTTATTTCACTACACACACATAGACTCCAATCAGATATGTATGAAAGATGTAACTATTATACGGAGAAATGTAACTTTCAAGCCATAGTATGGGTGTAACTTTGAACTGTGAAAATTTATTCACGCTTAAATCTAATATTATGAACTACTATTTAATTTTTATCACCGGACTTCTATTTCTGGTTTTTGGAGCTAATGCAAATGCTTCAAAAATGGATACAGATCAAAGAGAAGTTTTTGCTTTTGGTATAAAAGCCGGATTCAACTACTCAAATGTTTGGGATTCAAGAGGACAAGAGTTTGATGCAGACCCCAAATTTGGCTTTGCGGGAGGTTTTTTTGCAGGAATTCCTCTTGGAAGAACAATTGGTCTACAACCTGAAATTTTAATCTCACAAAAAGGATTTAAAGGATCGGGTACTATTTTGACAGCTCCTTATACTATAAAAAGAACCAAAACCTATATTGACATTCCACTTCAGTTACAAATAAAGCCGGTGCAACATGTCACTTTTTTAGTAGGTCCGCAGTTTTCTTATTTGTTAAAGCAAGATGACGTCTATA contains:
- a CDS encoding PorT family protein, translating into MNYYLIFITGLLFLVFGANANASKMDTDQREVFAFGIKAGFNYSNVWDSRGQEFDADPKFGFAGGFFAGIPLGRTIGLQPEILISQKGFKGSGTILTAPYTIKRTKTYIDIPLQLQIKPVQHVTFLVGPQFSYLLKQDDVYTFGSNSILVEEEFKNDNIRKNILGFTAGIDFSISHFVLSGKYGWDFQNNNGDGTSSTPRYKNRWLQLTAGYIF